Sequence from the Hamadaea flava genome:
GCGGTCCCGGGAAGGTCGCCTGGAGCCGGGTCGCACCCAGCTTCCGCAACGCCTGCCCGACCGCCAGCATGCTGCCCAGCGCGTCGCCGTCCGGGTTGACGTGGCAGACGAGCAGGATCGGGTCACCGGCCGCGACGGCCGTACGCAGAGCGCCGGTCGCCGCGGCCCACTGGTCCTCGGTGATCTCCCCCATCAGCGGCGCGCCGCCGCGTCCTCAGCCTCGTCGAGGTCGACATCGAGATCGTCGGACTCCTCGTCCTCCTCGACCTTGTACGGCTGCGGCTCACCCGCGTACTCGGCGCCTTCGGCGAGCTTGTGGACCTCCTGGTCGCGCACACGCGCCTCGGCCAGCAGGTCGTCGATGTGCTTGACGTGCTGCTGGACGTCGTCGAGGACGAAGGTCAGCGACGGCGAGTGGCGCAGGCCCAGCGCGCGGCCGACGGAGCCCCGCAGCATGCCCTTGGCGCTGTCCAGGGCGGCGGCGGTGCCGGCCTTGGCCTCCGCGTCGCCGAGCACGGTGTAGAAGATCGTGGCCTCGCGCAGGTCGGCGGTCAGCCGGGCGTCGGTGATCGTGATCATGCCCAGCCGCGGGTCCTTGATCTGCGTCCGCACCGCTGACGCCACCAGTTCCCGGACTCGCTCGGCGTGCCGGCGCACCTTGGCAGGATCGGACATCTCGCCACCTCCACACGTATCGGACAGCGGAGATCGAACGAAACGGGCTTTCGCCGGATCGTCCGGAACTCCGGCCCCCAGATTACCCGGCGGGCCTGTACCCACCGGCCGCCGAGATCCACCCGGTCGCCCGGGCGCCGGCGGTCAGAAGTCGTCGTCGCCGATGACCCGCCGCTTGACCGACAGCAGCTCGATCTCAGGCCGCCCGGCGACCGCCCGCTCGCAGTGGTCCAGGACTTCGCGGACGTGCGCGGCGTCGGCCGCG
This genomic interval carries:
- the rbfA gene encoding 30S ribosome-binding factor RbfA, whose amino-acid sequence is MSDPAKVRRHAERVRELVASAVRTQIKDPRLGMITITDARLTADLREATIFYTVLGDAEAKAGTAAALDSAKGMLRGSVGRALGLRHSPSLTFVLDDVQQHVKHIDDLLAEARVRDQEVHKLAEGAEYAGEPQPYKVEEDEESDDLDVDLDEAEDAAARR